From the Streptomyces pluripotens genome, one window contains:
- a CDS encoding DUF6986 family protein, which produces MGQQEKVATSLAGAVSEEINASLAPVDAELERRYPGDPGTRQPVHTVYVPGDVFAAGTVRSWGDQALALLDRHAPDATSFAAVLGLAGELAEPVYSRVRAKLESEPIEDLRVDFEDGYGPRPDAEEDEAAARAARIIAEACRNGSAAPYMGIRTKCMEAAVRDRGIRTLDVFLTGLMAAGGLPEGLVITLPKVTYPEQVSAFVRLLEAFEEAHGLDAGRLGFEIQIETSQAILAADGTAAVARMIQASEGRATGLHYGTFDYSACLGVSAAYQASDHPAADHAKAVMQVAAAGTGVRVCDGSTNVLPVGPADKVHDAWRLHYGLTRRALARAYYQGWDMHPGHIPTRYAAVFAFYREGFEQAAVRLARYAGHVGGDVMDEPATAKALSGYLLRGLDCGALDIAEVARLTGLARADLEAFAAPRRGDLTASAK; this is translated from the coding sequence ATGGGTCAGCAGGAAAAGGTGGCGACGAGTCTCGCGGGCGCCGTCAGCGAGGAGATCAACGCCTCCCTCGCACCGGTCGATGCGGAGCTGGAGCGCCGCTACCCGGGGGACCCGGGGACCCGCCAGCCCGTCCACACCGTCTACGTCCCCGGTGACGTGTTCGCCGCCGGTACCGTCCGTTCCTGGGGCGACCAGGCCCTCGCACTCCTGGACCGGCACGCCCCCGACGCCACCTCCTTCGCGGCTGTCCTCGGCCTCGCCGGCGAACTCGCCGAACCGGTCTACTCCCGCGTCCGCGCCAAGCTGGAGAGTGAGCCCATCGAGGACCTGCGCGTCGACTTCGAGGACGGCTACGGTCCCCGCCCCGACGCCGAGGAGGACGAGGCAGCCGCGCGCGCCGCCCGCATCATCGCCGAGGCCTGCCGCAACGGTTCGGCGGCGCCCTATATGGGCATTCGCACGAAGTGCATGGAAGCCGCCGTGCGTGACCGGGGCATCCGCACCCTCGACGTCTTCCTCACCGGTCTGATGGCGGCCGGCGGTCTACCCGAGGGACTGGTCATCACCCTGCCGAAGGTGACGTACCCCGAGCAGGTGAGCGCCTTCGTGCGACTGCTGGAAGCCTTCGAGGAGGCGCACGGACTCGACGCCGGTCGTCTGGGCTTCGAGATCCAGATCGAGACCAGCCAAGCCATCCTCGCGGCGGACGGAACCGCTGCGGTCGCCCGCATGATCCAGGCGTCCGAAGGCCGGGCCACCGGGCTCCACTACGGAACCTTCGACTACAGCGCCTGCCTCGGCGTCTCCGCCGCCTATCAGGCCAGTGACCACCCAGCCGCTGACCACGCCAAGGCGGTCATGCAGGTGGCTGCCGCGGGCACCGGCGTCCGCGTCTGCGACGGCTCCACCAACGTCCTTCCGGTCGGTCCGGCGGACAAGGTCCACGACGCCTGGCGGCTGCACTACGGCCTCACCCGCCGAGCCCTCGCCCGTGCCTACTACCAGGGGTGGGACATGCACCCCGGCCACATCCCCACCCGCTACGCCGCCGTCTTCGCGTTCTATCGCGAGGGCTTCGAGCAGGCGGCGGTCCGCCTGGCCCGCTACGCGGGCCACGTCGGCGGCGACGTCATGGACGAGCCCGCCACCGCCAAGGCGCTCAGCGGCTACCTGCTGCGCGGGCTGGATTGTGGAGCCCTCGACATCGCCGAGGTCGCGCGCCTGACCGGTCTGGCCCGGGCCGACCTGGAGGCCTTCGCTGCCCCCCGCCGCGGTGACTTGACGGCCTCCGCGAAGTAG
- a CDS encoding TlpA family protein disulfide reductase produces MLVPRIGWANGRVLVRGRGDGERLGAAELGGELGERATLVQFSSAFCAPCRATRRVLGEVAAMVAGVNCVDVDAEARLDLVRELGIRKTPTVLVLDADGRVVRRAAGLPRKADVIAALGEAV; encoded by the coding sequence ATGCTAGTGCCGAGGATTGGATGGGCGAACGGGAGGGTGCTGGTGCGAGGGCGCGGCGACGGCGAGCGGCTGGGTGCGGCTGAACTCGGCGGCGAACTCGGTGAGCGGGCCACTCTGGTCCAGTTCTCCAGCGCCTTCTGTGCACCCTGCCGGGCCACCCGCCGGGTCCTCGGTGAGGTCGCTGCCATGGTTGCCGGGGTGAACTGTGTCGACGTCGATGCAGAGGCTCGCCTGGATCTGGTGCGTGAACTCGGAATCCGCAAGACGCCCACCGTCCTGGTCCTGGACGCCGACGGGCGGGTGGTGCGGCGCGCCGCCGGCCTGCCCCGCAAGGCGGATGTCATCGCGGCGCTCGGGGAGGCGGTGTGA
- a CDS encoding ROK family protein, with translation MHTDFVAALDIGGTKIAGALVDAGGRILTRAQRPTPAQQDGETVMQAVEEVLGELAGSPLWGRAGSIGIGSAGPVDASAGTVSPVNVPGWREFPLVERVGAVTGGRPVELIGDGVAITAAEHWQGAARGHDNALCMVVSTGVGGGLVLNGELHPGPTGNAGHIGHISVDLDGDPCPCGSRGCVERIASGPHIARRALEQGWRPGAGGDTSAAAVAAAAREGDAVALASFERAAQALAAGIAATATLVEIDIAVIGGGVGKAGDILFTPLRKALTDYATLSFVQRLTVVPAQMGTDAGLVGAAAAALARRPDPAAVGF, from the coding sequence ATGCATACCGATTTCGTGGCGGCCCTGGACATCGGCGGCACCAAGATCGCCGGCGCGCTGGTGGACGCGGGCGGGCGGATCCTGACGCGGGCTCAGCGCCCCACCCCCGCCCAGCAGGACGGCGAAACGGTCATGCAGGCCGTCGAGGAGGTGCTCGGCGAGCTCGCCGGTTCGCCCCTGTGGGGACGAGCAGGTTCGATCGGTATCGGTAGCGCGGGCCCGGTGGACGCCTCAGCAGGCACCGTCAGTCCGGTGAACGTGCCCGGCTGGCGTGAATTTCCCCTGGTCGAGCGGGTAGGTGCGGTCACCGGTGGCCGCCCCGTCGAGCTGATCGGCGATGGTGTGGCCATCACGGCGGCCGAGCACTGGCAGGGCGCGGCCCGCGGCCACGACAACGCGCTGTGCATGGTGGTCTCGACCGGTGTCGGCGGCGGGCTGGTCCTCAATGGTGAGTTGCACCCCGGCCCGACCGGCAATGCTGGGCACATCGGTCACATCAGCGTCGACCTCGACGGCGATCCCTGCCCGTGCGGCTCGCGCGGCTGCGTGGAGCGCATCGCCAGTGGGCCCCACATCGCCCGGCGCGCCCTGGAACAGGGCTGGCGCCCGGGAGCCGGCGGTGACACCTCTGCCGCTGCGGTGGCTGCCGCCGCCCGTGAGGGCGATGCAGTCGCCTTGGCCTCCTTCGAGCGTGCCGCGCAGGCACTGGCCGCCGGTATCGCGGCCACCGCAACCTTGGTCGAGATCGACATCGCGGTGATCGGCGGGGGCGTCGGCAAGGCCGGTGACATCCTCTTCACACCGCTGCGCAAAGCCCTCACCGACTACGCGACCCTGTCCTTCGTGCAGCGGCTGACGGTCGTGCCCGCGCAGATGGGCACTGACGCGGGTCTCGTCGGTGCTGCCGCGGCGGCGCTGGCCCGTAGGCCGGACCCGGCCGCGGTGGGCTTCTGA
- a CDS encoding putative leader peptide, whose protein sequence is MPIELLLHGRVHVDLGRTASACCPGC, encoded by the coding sequence ATGCCGATCGAACTCCTTCTCCACGGACGGGTCCACGTCGACCTGGGCCGCACTGCGAGCGCGTGCTGTCCGGGCTGCTGA
- a CDS encoding dipeptidase, which produces MSSNPVAETVASLLPRAKAELTELVAFKSVADFEQFPKSESEAAANWIADALRAEGFVDVALLDTPDGTQSVYGYLPGPEGAKTVLLYAHYDVQPPLDEAGWATPPFELTERDGRWYGRGSADCKGGLVMHLLALRALKANGGVPVHVKVIVEGSEEQGTGGLEQYAEQHPELLAADTIVIGDTGNFRVGLPTVTTTLRGMTLIRVQIDTLAGNLHSGQFGGAAPDALAALIRVLDSLRTDDGSTTIDGLDATAVWEGLEYTEDQFRTDAKVLDGVQLIGEGSVADRIWARPAVTVLGIDCPPVVGATPSVQSTARALISLRVPPGADAVAATKLLQAHVEAHTPWGARVTTEQIGQGQAFRADTESPAYRAMADAMTVAYPGETMQYAGQGGSIPLCSTLAGLYPQAEILLIGLSEPEAQIHALNESVSPQELERLSVAEALFLRNYAAG; this is translated from the coding sequence ATGTCGTCGAATCCGGTCGCCGAGACCGTCGCCTCGCTACTACCCCGGGCGAAGGCGGAGCTGACCGAGCTGGTCGCCTTCAAGTCGGTGGCGGACTTCGAACAGTTCCCGAAGAGCGAGAGCGAGGCCGCCGCGAATTGGATCGCCGACGCGCTGCGCGCCGAGGGCTTCGTCGACGTGGCCTTGCTGGACACTCCCGACGGCACTCAGTCCGTCTACGGCTACCTGCCCGGCCCCGAGGGTGCGAAGACAGTTCTTCTCTATGCTCACTACGACGTTCAGCCGCCGCTGGACGAGGCCGGCTGGGCCACCCCACCGTTCGAGCTGACCGAGCGGGACGGCCGCTGGTACGGCCGTGGCTCCGCCGACTGCAAGGGCGGACTGGTCATGCACCTGCTCGCGCTGCGCGCCCTCAAGGCGAACGGCGGCGTCCCCGTGCACGTGAAGGTGATCGTGGAGGGCTCGGAGGAGCAGGGCACGGGGGGCCTCGAGCAGTACGCTGAGCAGCACCCCGAGCTACTGGCGGCGGACACGATCGTCATCGGCGACACGGGCAACTTCCGCGTCGGCCTGCCGACGGTCACCACCACCTTGCGCGGCATGACCCTGATCCGGGTGCAGATCGACACCCTGGCCGGCAACCTGCACTCGGGCCAGTTTGGCGGCGCCGCGCCGGACGCTCTCGCCGCGCTGATCCGCGTCCTTGACTCGCTGCGCACCGATGACGGCTCCACCACCATCGACGGGCTGGACGCCACCGCCGTGTGGGAGGGCCTGGAGTACACCGAAGACCAGTTCCGCACGGACGCCAAAGTGCTGGACGGCGTGCAGCTGATCGGCGAGGGTTCGGTCGCCGACCGCATCTGGGCACGCCCGGCGGTCACGGTCCTCGGCATCGACTGCCCGCCGGTGGTGGGGGCCACCCCGTCAGTGCAGTCCACTGCCCGTGCCTTGATCAGCCTGCGGGTGCCGCCGGGTGCGGACGCAGTGGCGGCGACCAAGCTGCTCCAGGCGCACGTGGAAGCGCACACACCGTGGGGTGCCCGGGTCACCACCGAACAGATCGGCCAGGGCCAGGCCTTCCGGGCCGACACCGAAAGCCCGGCCTATCGGGCAATGGCCGACGCAATGACGGTGGCCTACCCCGGCGAGACCATGCAGTACGCCGGCCAGGGCGGCTCCATCCCGCTGTGCAGCACCCTCGCCGGGCTGTACCCGCAGGCCGAGATCCTGCTCATCGGCCTGAGCGAGCCGGAGGCGCAGATCCACGCACTCAACGAGAGCGTGTCGCCGCAGGAACTGGAGCGGCTGTCGGTCGCCGAGGCGCTCTTCCTGCGCAACTACGCGGCGGGCTGA
- a CDS encoding electron transfer flavoprotein subunit beta/FixA family protein, with protein MSLRIVVTVKYVPDATGDRHFADDLTVDRDDVDGLLSELDEYAVEQALQIAEGRRDEGGDAEVTVVTIGPEDAKDALRKALSMGADKAIHVEDDDLHGTDVIGTSLVLAKAIEKAGFDLVVSGMASTDGTMGVVPALVAERLGVPQVTLLSEVSVEDGTVKGRRDGDTASEQLQAQLPAVVSVTDQSGEARYPSFKGIMAAKKKPVQSWDLSDLDIEAEEVGLDGAFTKVESAAERPARSAGTIVKDEGEGGKQLAEFLASQKFI; from the coding sequence GTGAGCTTGAGGATCGTTGTCACTGTGAAGTACGTGCCCGACGCCACTGGCGACCGGCACTTCGCCGATGACCTGACCGTCGACCGTGACGACGTGGACGGTCTGCTCTCCGAGCTGGACGAGTACGCGGTCGAACAGGCGCTGCAGATCGCCGAAGGTCGGCGGGACGAGGGGGGCGACGCCGAGGTCACCGTGGTGACCATCGGTCCGGAGGACGCGAAGGACGCGCTCCGCAAGGCGCTGTCCATGGGTGCCGACAAGGCCATCCACGTCGAGGACGACGACCTGCACGGCACCGACGTCATCGGCACCTCGCTGGTGTTGGCCAAGGCCATCGAGAAGGCTGGCTTCGACCTGGTCGTCTCCGGCATGGCCTCCACCGACGGCACCATGGGCGTCGTTCCCGCACTCGTCGCCGAGCGCCTGGGCGTCCCGCAGGTCACCCTTCTGTCGGAGGTCTCCGTCGAGGACGGCACCGTCAAGGGCCGTCGGGACGGCGACACGGCCAGTGAGCAGCTTCAGGCGCAGCTCCCGGCGGTCGTGTCCGTCACCGACCAGTCGGGCGAGGCTCGCTACCCGTCCTTCAAGGGCATCATGGCGGCCAAGAAGAAGCCGGTTCAGTCCTGGGACCTGTCCGACCTGGACATCGAGGCCGAAGAGGTCGGCCTGGACGGCGCGTTCACCAAGGTGGAGTCCGCGGCCGAGCGCCCGGCCCGGTCGGCCGGCACCATCGTCAAGGACGAGGGCGAGGGCGGCAAGCAGCTCGCTGAGTTCCTCGCGAGCCAGAAGTTCATCTAA
- a CDS encoding LacI family DNA-binding transcriptional regulator: protein MPEITRGADRPPGTRYGNRPTMKDVAARAGVGLKTVSRVVNGEPGVTPDTERRVQEAIDALGFRRNDSARVLRKGRTASIGLVLEDLADPFYGPLSRAVEEVARAHGALLINGSSAEDPEREQELALALCARRVDGLVVIPAGSDHRYLEPEIRAGVATVFVDRPAGRIDADVVLSDNYGGARDGVAHLIAHGHRRIGFIGDMPRIHTAAERLRGYQAAMADADIPVAEHWMSLGATSPERVRREAEAMLCDRDPVTAVFTGNNRVTVTVIRVLAEHSRQVALVGFDDIELADLLQPGVTVVAQDAAALGRTAAERLFRQLDGTLVTPERIELPTRLITRGSGELSPAG, encoded by the coding sequence GTGCCCGAGATAACCCGCGGCGCAGACCGCCCACCGGGGACCCGCTACGGCAACCGCCCGACGATGAAGGACGTGGCGGCCCGGGCTGGAGTCGGGCTCAAGACGGTCTCCCGGGTGGTCAACGGCGAGCCCGGGGTCACTCCGGACACCGAACGCCGGGTGCAGGAGGCGATCGACGCTCTCGGGTTCCGCCGCAACGACAGCGCCAGGGTGTTGCGCAAGGGGCGTACCGCGAGCATAGGCCTGGTCCTGGAGGATCTCGCCGACCCGTTCTACGGCCCGCTCAGCCGGGCCGTGGAGGAGGTGGCCCGCGCTCACGGCGCCCTGCTGATCAACGGCTCCAGTGCGGAGGATCCGGAGCGCGAACAAGAGCTTGCGCTCGCCCTGTGTGCGCGGCGGGTGGACGGACTGGTGGTCATCCCGGCCGGGAGCGACCACCGCTATCTGGAGCCCGAGATCAGGGCCGGTGTGGCGACGGTGTTCGTGGACCGTCCGGCCGGACGGATCGACGCCGACGTGGTGCTGTCCGACAACTACGGCGGTGCCCGCGACGGCGTGGCTCACCTGATCGCGCACGGGCACCGGCGGATCGGGTTCATCGGCGACATGCCCCGCATCCACACTGCGGCCGAGCGGCTGCGCGGCTACCAGGCGGCCATGGCGGACGCGGACATACCCGTCGCGGAACACTGGATGTCCCTCGGGGCGACGAGTCCGGAGCGGGTGCGCCGGGAGGCAGAGGCGATGCTCTGCGACCGTGATCCGGTCACCGCGGTCTTCACCGGCAACAACCGGGTGACGGTCACCGTGATCCGGGTCCTCGCCGAACACTCCCGGCAGGTCGCCCTGGTCGGTTTCGACGACATCGAACTGGCCGATCTGCTCCAGCCCGGCGTCACGGTCGTCGCGCAGGACGCTGCGGCCCTGGGCCGGACGGCCGCCGAACGTCTCTTCCGCCAGTTGGACGGCACCCTCGTCACTCCGGAGCGCATCGAGTTGCCCACCCGGCTGATCACTCGCGGCTCGGGCGAGCTGTCACCGGCCGGGTGA
- a CDS encoding electron transfer flavoprotein subunit alpha/FixB family protein: MAEVLVYVDHVDGAVRKPTLELLTLARRIGEPVAVALGNGAADTAATLAEHGAVKVLTHDAPEYAAYLVVPKVDALQAAHEAVAPAAVLVPSSVEGKEIAARLALRIGSGIITDAVDLEAGDEGGPVATQSVFAASFTTKSRVVKGTPVITVKPNSAAVEAAPAAGAVEGLSVTFSAQATGTQVTGRTPRESTGRPELTEAAIVVSGGRGVNGAENFAIIEALADQLGAAVGASRAAVDAGWYPHTNQVGQTGKSVSPQLYIANGISGAIQHRAGMQTSKTIVAVNKDAEAPIFELVDYGVVGDLFDVVPQLTEEIKTRKG; this comes from the coding sequence ATGGCTGAAGTCCTCGTCTACGTCGACCACGTGGACGGCGCCGTCCGCAAGCCCACCCTGGAGCTGCTGACCCTGGCCCGCCGCATCGGCGAGCCCGTCGCCGTCGCCCTCGGCAACGGTGCCGCCGACACCGCCGCCACGCTCGCTGAGCACGGCGCGGTGAAGGTCCTCACCCACGACGCGCCCGAGTATGCCGCGTACCTCGTCGTGCCGAAGGTGGACGCCCTGCAGGCCGCCCACGAGGCCGTCGCCCCGGCCGCCGTGCTGGTCCCGTCCTCCGTCGAGGGCAAGGAGATCGCCGCCCGCCTGGCGCTGCGCATCGGGTCCGGCATCATCACCGACGCCGTCGACCTGGAAGCGGGTGACGAGGGCGGCCCGGTGGCCACCCAGTCGGTGTTCGCCGCCTCCTTCACCACCAAGTCCCGGGTCGTCAAGGGCACCCCGGTCATCACGGTCAAGCCGAACAGCGCGGCCGTTGAGGCGGCCCCGGCCGCCGGTGCCGTGGAGGGCCTGTCGGTGACCTTCTCCGCCCAGGCGACCGGCACCCAGGTCACCGGCCGTACGCCGCGTGAGTCGACGGGCCGTCCGGAGCTGACCGAGGCCGCGATCGTGGTCTCCGGTGGCCGCGGTGTGAACGGCGCGGAGAACTTCGCGATCATCGAGGCGCTGGCCGACCAGCTCGGCGCGGCTGTGGGTGCCTCGCGTGCCGCGGTGGATGCCGGCTGGTACCCGCACACCAACCAGGTCGGCCAGACGGGCAAGTCGGTCTCGCCGCAGCTCTACATCGCCAACGGCATCTCCGGTGCGATCCAGCACCGCGCCGGTATGCAGACCTCGAAGACGATCGTGGCCGTCAACAAGGACGCCGAGGCCCCGATCTTCGAGCTGGTCGACTACGGCGTTGTCGGCGACCTCTTCGACGTCGTCCCGCAGCTGACCGAGGAGATCAAGACCCGCAAGGGCTGA
- a CDS encoding NUDIX hydrolase codes for MTVVWINGAFGAGKTTTARELIELIPHSTLFDPEIVGAALAHLLPAKRVAEAGDLQELPIWRRLVVDTAAGMLAELGGTLVVPMTVFRQEYRDEIFGGLAARRIPVHHLLLTPAETILRERAAQREAPPDPHWGGARERQWSDEQMDAYRAALASWLTADAHLVDNSALTSRETAVRIADSVGSGAVPACDIVQTPEPTAETLAAGVLLFDEHDRVLLVDPTYKPGWEFPGGVVEPGEAPARAGIREVAEETGIRLREVPRLLVVDWERPAPPGFGGLRLLFDGGRLGSAEASGVLLPGPELRAWRFASEQEAAEMLPPVRYERLRWALRARERGTALYLEAGVPVG; via the coding sequence GTGACCGTCGTCTGGATCAACGGCGCGTTCGGTGCGGGGAAGACCACGACCGCACGGGAGCTGATCGAGCTGATCCCGCACAGCACGCTCTTCGACCCCGAGATAGTCGGCGCGGCGCTTGCGCACCTGCTGCCGGCCAAGCGCGTCGCCGAGGCCGGTGACCTCCAGGAGCTGCCGATCTGGCGCCGACTCGTGGTGGACACGGCCGCCGGGATGCTGGCCGAACTGGGCGGTACCCTCGTCGTGCCCATGACCGTGTTCCGTCAGGAGTACCGGGATGAGATCTTCGGCGGCCTCGCCGCCCGGAGGATTCCGGTGCACCATCTTCTGCTCACCCCGGCCGAAACGATCCTGCGCGAGCGCGCCGCCCAGCGGGAGGCGCCGCCGGACCCGCACTGGGGTGGGGCACGGGAGCGGCAGTGGTCGGACGAACAGATGGATGCCTACCGCGCCGCCCTCGCCTCCTGGCTCACGGCCGACGCCCATCTCGTGGACAACAGCGCTCTCACCTCCCGCGAGACGGCGGTCCGCATAGCCGACTCCGTCGGCAGCGGTGCTGTACCCGCCTGTGACATCGTGCAGACCCCGGAGCCGACCGCTGAGACGCTCGCCGCCGGCGTCCTCCTCTTCGACGAGCACGATCGGGTGCTGCTCGTGGACCCCACCTACAAGCCCGGCTGGGAGTTTCCCGGCGGGGTGGTGGAACCCGGGGAGGCCCCGGCTCGTGCGGGCATACGCGAGGTCGCCGAGGAGACCGGGATACGGTTGCGGGAGGTGCCCCGGCTGCTCGTCGTCGACTGGGAGCGGCCCGCGCCGCCCGGCTTCGGCGGGCTGCGCCTGCTGTTCGACGGTGGCCGGCTGGGATCTGCCGAGGCCTCCGGAGTGCTGTTGCCGGGGCCGGAGCTGCGGGCGTGGCGCTTCGCCAGCGAGCAGGAGGCCGCCGAGATGCTCCCGCCGGTCCGCTACGAGCGTTTGCGCTGGGCCCTGCGGGCCCGCGAGCGGGGCACTGCGCTCTACCTGGAGGCTGGAGTGCCGGTCGGATGA
- a CDS encoding flavin reductase family protein, which translates to MTATPELGAPQLASPDLLRSTFRRHAAGVAVITARGASGPVGFTATSLTSVSADPPLVSFGIGTGASSWPAVAASDHVGVHILGEHQSELAATFARSGADRFGAPTAWWEGPEGVPVLDDVLAWLVCRIVGRVPAGDHRIVLAEVVLGDPSGVGRPLLYHQGRFSGLRD; encoded by the coding sequence ATGACGGCCACGCCCGAACTCGGCGCCCCGCAGCTCGCCTCTCCCGACCTGCTGCGCTCCACCTTCCGCCGGCATGCTGCGGGAGTCGCGGTGATCACCGCGCGCGGCGCCTCCGGTCCGGTCGGCTTCACCGCCACCTCCCTCACCTCTGTGTCGGCCGACCCGCCGCTGGTCTCCTTCGGTATCGGCACGGGCGCCTCCAGCTGGCCCGCGGTGGCGGCGTCCGACCACGTCGGTGTCCACATACTCGGCGAGCACCAGAGCGAGCTTGCGGCGACCTTCGCCCGCAGCGGTGCCGACCGCTTCGGTGCCCCCACGGCATGGTGGGAGGGTCCAGAAGGCGTACCCGTGTTGGATGACGTGCTCGCCTGGCTGGTGTGCCGGATCGTCGGGCGTGTGCCCGCCGGTGACCATCGGATTGTGCTCGCCGAGGTCGTCCTGGGCGACCCCTCGGGGGTGGGGCGCCCCCTCCTCTACCACCAGGGTCGCTTCAGCGGCCTGCGGGATTGA